The Huiozyma naganishii CBS 8797 chromosome 3, complete genome genome contains a region encoding:
- the STP1 gene encoding Stp1p (similar to Saccharomyces cerevisiae STP1 (YDR463W) and STP2 (YHR006W); ancestral locus Anc_5.586) encodes MFKFEYDLNDAAAEEETAVRFPGQGEEFCSTDAAGKSAGVIDEEWAAGPARPSSSSAMEPFVCHYCDARFRMRGYLTRHIKKHAIEKAFRCPFFQRGQPRDLQCHPSGGFSRRDTYKTHLKVKHVLYPPGVRPSDRNRSGGHCTACGEYTESLHEWVEQHIESGACQGLPADYIRAQRSARSSGRLRVVKTSTGHARFISTVQSVVEPAVLLNKEALEAMAIVAHSTNTANILSQYGRDKIIMAAENYTGEARTPPRATTPPPPPPAAPGLDLSVFDFDHFTAQHDDADPAAPHAGLWQLLGDQRLDDSMPRST; translated from the coding sequence ATGTTTAAGTTTGAGTACGATCTGAACGACGCGGCGGCCGAGGAGGAGACAGCCGTGCGTTTTCCCGGCCAGGGCGAGGAGTTCTGCAGCACAGATGCTGCTGGGAAGAGCGCTGGTGTGATTGATGAGGAGTGGGCGGCGGGGCCAGCACGGCCCTCGTCTTCGTCGGCGATGGAGCCATTTGTGTGCCACTACTGTGATGCGCGGTTCCGGATGCGCGGGTACTTGACCCGGCACATCAAGAAGCACGCGATCGAGAAGGCTTTCCGATGCCCCTTCTTCCAGCGTGGGCAGCCGCGGGACTTGCAATGCCACCCTTCTGGCGGGTTCAGCCGGCGGGACACGTACAAGACACACTTGAAGGTGAAGCACGTGCTGTACCCGCCCGGAGTGCGGCCCTCGGACCGGAACCGTTCCGGTGGGCACTGCACCGCTTGCGGAGAGTATACAGAGAGCCTACACGAGTGGGTGGAGCAACACATCGAGAGTGGCGCGTGCCAGGGGCTCCCGGCGGACTACATCCGGGCGCAGCGCAGCGCACGGTCCTCTGGCCGCCTCCGCGTCGTCAAGACCTCGACGGGCCACGCCCGGTTCATCTCCACGGTGCAAAGTGTCGTCGAGCCCGCAGTGCTCCTCAACAAAGAAGCCCTCGAGGCCATGGCCATCGTGGCCCACAGCACCAACACGGCTAATATTCTATCCCAGTACGGCAGAGACAAGATCATCATGGCCGCAGAGAACTACACTGGCGAGGCGAGGACTCCCCCGCGCGCAACGACCCCcccgccgccgccgccaGCAGCGCCGGGACTCGACCTCAGCGTCTTCGACTTCGACCACTTCACCGCGCAGCACGACGACGCGGACCCAGCAGCACCGCACGCGGGCCTCTGGCAGCTCCTGGGCGACCAACGGCTCGACGACTCGATGCCCCGCAGTACGTAA